The region ATCGCGACCATGCCGTGCCCCTGCACGCGCACGCTGAACAGCCCGCCCGCCGCCATGCCCGCGATGCGGCGCTGCATGGTGATGTCGTACTGCACGGTGTCCTCGAAGGCCAGCAGGTCGTTGCCGTTCACGTTCAGCGCGTCGCCCTGCAGGCGCAGGATCTGCACCTCCTTGCCCTGATCGGCGAGGTACGCCACGCCGCGCCCCTCGATCTTCGCCAGGGGGCTCATCTCCTGCGACACGGCGCGCTTCAGGGCCTTCATCAGGCCGCCCTCGAGCATGCCTTCACGCGTGAACGAGAGGTTGCCCTTGTAGGCGACCATCGCGCCCAGCTTGCTCCAGATGCGGCCGTTGACCTTCACCTCCAGCATCTTGCTGCTCTCCAGCTCGAACACCTCGCCGGGATTGTCCCGCTCGGCGGTCTGAGCGATGAAGTCACGGAGGCTGTAGGTGCCGTCACTGCCCGGGTGCATATTCGTCATACGAACCCACAGTACGACGCCCCGCGCCAAACGGTTCCCGGCCGCGTGACCGGGTCAGCCCAGCAGCCCACCGATGCGGCGCAGGACCTCCTCGATGTTCGCCATGCTCGTCGCGTAGCTCAGGCGCACCTGCCCCGGCGCGGCGAAATCCGTGCCCGGCACGACCGCCACCCGCGCGTCGTCCAGGATGCGCCGCGCGGCCTCCAGCTCGTCCGGGTGGATGGGCGTCGTGTCGGCCATCACGTAGAACGCGCCCTGCGGCGTGGGCGTGCGCAGGCCCAGCCCGTTCAGGCC is a window of Deinococcus grandis DNA encoding:
- a CDS encoding AIM24 family protein, with the protein product MTNMHPGSDGTYSLRDFIAQTAERDNPGEVFELESSKMLEVKVNGRIWSKLGAMVAYKGNLSFTREGMLEGGLMKALKRAVSQEMSPLAKIEGRGVAYLADQGKEVQILRLQGDALNVNGNDLLAFEDTVQYDITMQRRIAGMAAGGLFSVRVQGHGMVAILSHGKPLTLRVTPQEPIFTDPNATIAWSGNLQPQLRMDSSMRSMFGRGGGETYQMVFQGDGFVVVQPYEEFEAGMLGGDSHGGSVGKSLGDLFD